One genomic window of Arachis stenosperma cultivar V10309 chromosome 10, arast.V10309.gnm1.PFL2, whole genome shotgun sequence includes the following:
- the LOC130956484 gene encoding exocyst complex component EXO70E2-like, which translates to MDDHKSEDQHLVAAAQHILKALAASKAVSDDLRKTLLDFDIHLSAMSIVERSIKQLERKIKFAEGKIMAWKAKNSMIWDCGSKESSEYLEAVSEIQAALHNLQSLNEHDKDKELLGRANRILQVAMAKLEEELVHILVKHKQYLEPESLANEAGSVDLVNPALIPDLKSIANVMFGSKYHQEFCQTFISSRRDALDEFFVVLEIERFSNENVMKMEGNCLNREIKKWIRAVKIVFQVYLVAERRLCKQILGDFNHSVYQFCFAEITLSFVLKLLNFGEAVATGNRSPEKLFCFLDIYEVLENLAVYVDILFCEEFGSFLRDEFHKLLNKFAEASKFTFLAFKSAIANDPSKARFPGGGVHHLTKYVMNFIKTLAEYGEALNLLLADETPADPEGDGHPLAREFWSVAATLESNLINKSKLYKDVALQHVFMMNNIHYMVQKAKSSELSLVFGDRWLRRHIAKFRDNARSYERVTWGPILSILKQENTESNCTSSKENLKKKCKDFNASFSETYRSQTGWCIPDTELREDVQILISQTVVHAYRQFTGRYSSSIDEKWKKYTVDDIENYVLDLFVGSPKSLHYFSSSTQILKRDKSI; encoded by the coding sequence atggATGATCATAAATCTGAGGATCAACACCTGGTGGCGGCAGCGCAGCACATTTTAAAGGCGTTGGCGGCAAGCAAGGCTGTCTCCGATGATCTGAGAAAAACTCTCTTGGATTTCGATATTCACCTATCAGCCATGTCCATAGTTGAAAGGAGCATCAAGCAGCtagaaaggaaaattaaattTGCCGAAGGCAAAATAATGGCTTGGAAAGCGAAGAATTCGATGATATGGGACTGCGGTTCCAAGGAATCTTCCGAGTATTTAGAAGCCGTTAGTGAGATTCAAGCAGCCCTTCACAACTTGCAGAGTTTGAATGAACACGATAAAGATAAAGAACTGCTCGGAAGAGCCAACCGAATCTTGCAGGTTGCCATGGCGAAACTGGAGGAAGAATTAGTTCATATCCTCGTTAAGCATAAGCAATACCTTGAACCGGAATCTTTGGCGAACGAGGCCGGTTCAGTTGATCTGGTTAATCCTGCGTTAATTCCAGATCTCAAGAGCATTGCAAATGTCATGTTCGGTTCCAAGTACCATCAGGAGTTTTGCCAGACTTTCATTTCTTCGAGACGTGACGCCTTGGACGAGTTCTTCGTGGTTCTTGAAATAGAAAGATTCAGCAACGAGAACGTCATGAAAATGGAAGGGAATTGCTTGAATCGCGAGATAAAGAAGTGGATTCGCGCCGTGAAGATTGTCTTTCAGGTGTATCTCGTCGCAGAGAGACGGTTGTGTAAGCAAATTCTTGGAGACTTCAACCACTCTGTTTATCAGTTCTGCTTCGCCGAGATAACTTTGAGTTTTGTGTTGaaacttttgaattttggtGAGGCCGTAGCAACGGGAAACCGTTCGCCGGAGAAACTGTTCTGTTTTCTAGACATCTATGAGGTTTTGGAGAATCTCGCTGTCTATGTAGACATTTTGTTCTGTGAAGAATTTGGTTCATTTCTAAGAGATGAGTTTCACAAGCTTCTAAACAAGTTTGCTGAAGCTTCAAAATTCACATTCTTAGCATTTAAAAGTGCTATTGCAAATGATCCTTCAAAGGCGCGATTCCCTGGCGGCGGAGTTCACCATCTTACTAAATATGTAATGAATTTCATCAAGACACTGGCGGAATACGGCGAGGCACTCAACCTTCTCCTGGCGGACGAGACTCCAGCCGATCCGGAAGGCGACGGCCATCCTTTGGCTCGCGAATTCTGGTCggtggcggccactcttgaatCCAACCTGATCAATAAGTCCAAATTGTACAAAGATGTGGCATTGCAACATGTATTCATGATGAATAACATTCACTACATGGTCCAAAAGGCTAAGTCCTCGGAACTAAGCTTAGTGTTCGGCGATCGATGGCTTCGTCGGCACATTGCTAAGTTCCGAGATAATGCTAGAAGCTATGAGAGGGTAACTTGGGGTCCAATACTCTCTATTCTGAAACAAGAAAACACTGAATCGAATTGCACTTCTTCGAAGGAAAATCTAAAGAAAAAGTGCAAAGATTTCAATGCTTCTTTTAGTGAAACCTATAGGTCACAAACAGGGTGGTGTATTCCAGATACTGAACTCCGTGAAGATGTACAAATCTTAATTTCTCAGACAGTTGTTCATGCTTACCGGCAATTCACTGGGAGATATTCATCAAGCATTGATGAGAAGTGGAAAAAGTACACTGTGGATGATATAGAGAACTATGTATTGGACCTTTTTGTAGGTTCACCAAAGTCTCTGCATTATTTTTCATCGTCAACACAGATACTGAAAAGGGATAAGAGTATTTGa